Proteins encoded in a region of the bacterium BMS3Abin02 genome:
- the hisB gene encoding imidazoleglycerol-phosphate dehydratase, with amino-acid sequence MSRTADFARKTQEVDIVGSIGLDGTGRSEVDTGVGFLDHMLSTLARHARFDLDLTARGDVRVDDHHTAEDCGIVIGSAIDEALTDRTGITRFGFAYAPLDESLCRAVVDLSGRGWAEVEIPFTRETIGDLATENIRHFLVSMAVEARMALHVDLIRGENNHHMAEAAFKAVALALRSAVSVAGSDVPSTKGTLR; translated from the coding sequence ATGAGCAGGACGGCCGATTTCGCACGCAAGACCCAAGAGGTCGACATCGTGGGCTCGATCGGCCTCGATGGGACCGGACGATCCGAGGTGGATACGGGAGTGGGCTTTCTGGACCACATGCTGTCCACTCTTGCCAGGCACGCAAGATTCGATCTCGATCTCACTGCCCGAGGAGACGTGCGTGTCGACGATCACCACACAGCCGAGGACTGTGGGATCGTCATCGGGAGCGCCATCGACGAGGCGTTGACCGACCGGACCGGAATCACGCGGTTCGGCTTTGCCTATGCGCCGCTCGACGAGTCACTGTGCCGAGCGGTCGTCGACCTCTCGGGCCGAGGATGGGCAGAGGTTGAGATCCCGTTCACGAGGGAGACCATCGGTGATCTCGCAACCGAGAACATACGGCACTTCCTGGTTTCGATGGCGGTGGAGGCGCGCATGGCGCTTCATGTCGATCTGATCCGAGGCGAGAACAACCACCACATGGCGGAGGCCGCGTTCAAGGCGGTGGCTCTCGCCTTGCGGTCTGCGGTGAGCGTGGCAGGCAGCGACGTGCCGAGTACCAAGGGGACCTTGCGATGA